TCACCAGACACCAGATGGGTTAAGGGGAGCTGTGGCTCAGGGCTACTGGACAGTGCTCCACCCTGCTCCGGCCCATGTCTGATCCTACTAGTGTTTCAGAGGAACAGGCAGCAGTTTTTATTCATACTGATAGATAGCAGGAGCCTCCTGAAGTGTTCCTCTGTGACAGAAGAGTGAGAGTAGCACTGTCAATCAGACAGATAGTGTAGGGCTGCTAGTGGGTGTGTTTTGCCCACAGGACGCTGGCTCAGCCCACAGTGTGCCTGGCTGTCAGACATGGCCAGGATGAATCGACCGGCCCCTGTTGAACTCTGCTACAAAAACATGCGCTTTCTGATCACGCACAATCCGACCAATGCCACTCTGAGCTCCTTCATAGAGGTGAGAGATGTTTAAatatagggctgggcgatatggaaaaaatatcatatcacgattcTAGAAGGCATTTCTACCATACACGTTGTATATCACGATAAATAGGTTTGTGAGCAAtttcaatacaatacagtagAAATATAGTATAAGAAGAATTGAATACAGTAAGATCTGTAAACATTCTAAGATCAAATCTGCTGCTTTCACTgagttcagtttgtaattattgtttgtaattattgttttttaaccaaaaagATGTCCACAGTATCTCAGAGAAGTGTATTGTGATACAATttatcaatattatattatcatatcgcccatcccttagttttaaatattaaacaaacttCAGAACAAGATACATGttgtcacacacatacaagtaaCAACATACAATTAGCACAATAACAGTACCAGGATAAGATAATCCCTGCATGACATGCGCTAAAAAGTTTCACTATTATGTCACAGTGCTCTAAAAAATCTGTTACTATGAAGACCTTTCTAGAAGAGATTGTGTTATTGTTTGTGTAGTGAGGTTACACAAGGTTACACAGGTAGAGTGGGTagagttaaaaaataataatactactaataatgatcaattataatacaaaatataaataagaaaataaatcaggCCATGACCTTAAACCTTATGCTAGCATGGATTTTAATCTGTGTTTTCATACTAGTTTTGTCCTGCTGGAGCAAGATAACTGTGTCATCATTTTGTAGGATCTGAAGAACTATGGTGCAACTACAGTGGTGCGAGTATGTGAAGTAACATATGACAAGACACCACTGGAGAAAGATGGCATCACAGTCATGGTGAGCGCTATTCTGTGCTTTAGAATCATGTGCTGTAAATAGCTGCCCTATGCAAACTAACACTGATCATTATGCATGCCCTATGTACCCACTCCATTAACCTCACAGATAAAATGGCTAACTATGCCATATGGTCAAaatttttggacacctgaccatcacacccatatgtggtgcttcaccaaactgttgcaacaaATGTTgaaacacacagttgtataggatatctttatatgctgtagcattacaatttcccttcactggaactacaagaaccaaacatgttccagcatgacaatgcctgtGTGCacaagcgaggtccatgaagacatggtttgccaaggctggagtggaagaGCTCAActggtctgcacagagccctgaccacaaccccagtgaacacctttgggatgaacttgaAAGcgaactgcaccccaggcctccttctgacatcagtgcctgacctcagtaATGTTGTcttggctgaatgggcaaatccccacagccacgctccaggatctagtggaaagcctttccagaagagctgaggttattataacagcaaaagggggatTAAGTTTGGaattggatgttcaacaagcaaatATGGATGTAatggtcagctgtccacaaacctttggccatatagtgtacctcTACTATTTCCAGACTATTACAAATGGCTAATGATTCTTTGGTCTACCGTAGCACCCTAGAGTAGCTTGAGCTGCTTATTTTTTTGCTTACTCTGACAAAGAACAACTTATTTCCTTTTAGTTTGTTTACATCAGAGCACTTTGCTCTATGTATATGGTCTTGGCAACAGTTTAAACAGTAACATAAGCCTTATTAAAAGCCTGTCAGACTGTAGATGCTCAAATCAGTTTCAGATTTTCCCTGTTGATGATGACCTTGATTACACACATACGAgccaaattttttttgtgtgaaaacaaGAGTATTTAGTAAGGGTTTACTTTTAGTAAGGTTTTATTCTTATCTCATAAATATGTATGTCCATGCGAATACAGCAGCAGTATTGTTCACAACCTGGCCTTCCTGCCTTATGTATGTCTGGAGGACTAAATGCGACATGCACTAGAATGGCACATCATCAGCCAAAACATCCCTATCGATTAGGTTTCCATGTCAGCCTACTGGCCTAAATTTTTAGATATGTCTTGCCAATTATTCTGGGAAACATATTTGTCATTGTGCATAGAGATGTTAAACACATACCCTGTCCAAagtataccccgccttgtgcccgatgctccctgggataggctccaggttcccccgcgaccctgaaaaggagtaagcggttgaagatggatggatggatggatggatggatgttaaacACATGCATGAGCTTGGCTTGTTCTACCACTGTCATTCTGATTGTTGTCAATTGTTGTTGATCTCAAACAGCAAACTATGACCTTATGTTTTAGTATTTATTAATCTAGATGATCCTAAAGATGGTGCTCAAATCAAACGTTTTGGTAGGTTTGAAGGCTACATAAGGGGCAACTAACCATAATAGGGAAATCAGTTAGTATTAATTCTCAAAAACTGTCTATAATAATACGCACGTGTGAGATTCAAGACTCTAACTCTAGTGCCTTCGGTTTGTTGTGGACATTGTGTCCAGTATTTACATTTCCCCCACTATTTACCCAGACACTACACAATGCAGACAGACAGCATTTTCTGACATGCACAGTACACAAGACATACGCTGCAGCCATTTTGCGTATACATTGTACAAAGCAATTAAAAATCAGTCATAAGTAGAAGTAACCTCTCTGCAGCTCTCAGCTGGTCTGAAAGGGGATTCCCTCCATGCTTTTCCTGCTAACGTCAGAACTTTCTCACTCCCCCctttccttgatttttttttttctcccttacTCTATCTACTCTATCTCTCCGTCCCTCCCATTCCTGATGAGAAGCACACAGCTGCAGTTAACTTGATTCCGGATGGATTTTTCCAGTTTGGCCAAACTCCAGGCTTTACTGTTACTCtgtaaaaaggaaataaaaatggtgCATGCAAAGCACACAACACAGCCAAGTTATAAAAaacttcctcctcctcagtgCTGTCAGgagaacacaaaatcaagaaaaattCTTCTTCAAGTTGTGTCTTTAGAAAAGCTGAACTGATCACGGCTTAGGCAGAAGACCCAGTGTTTATGTTGCTGAATGTTACCAATTTtctaaacagaaataaatatgataaaaggttatcgttttgtttttgctcctgTTAAGGTTAGCGCCATCTCTAGAGGTTCATCATCATGCAACTTATAGGTGATCACCTTAAGAAAAAACATTGCACTGGCTAGAGCActtcattactttaaaatgtCGTTCTACTGGATTTCTAGAATATTCAGTGTGTTCACTGTGAGGCACCATGTGAGCTGCCTTCTTCTTGCACTTTGTATTCTCTCACTTATTACTTTGGAACACTGGGAAGTTCTCCACAACTTTGATTGAAAATCCGTTTGAATGTGTCCTGGGTTTTTCACTGTTACAAGGATCATTTAGCTCCTAAGTGCATCAGTGTTTCGGTAGTTGTGTCTGAACTGAGGTTACCTGGGTCAAACGTGTTGGCATTCTAAATGTTTTGGTTTAACAAGAGGCATAGTGTTCTCTGAATAGCCCTATGATCTCTGTATTTGTGTCTGACGGGCTGCCAGCTGCTATTTGCAGACAGGtactgaagactggaaaacaCTAGAGCAAGCCTTAGTAAATAGAGGAACCCTTATAAATACAGCAAAGTTAATCTCTCAGTGTAAAGATAAAAATAGTACTCGATCCTTAGTGTTGAGTAGAAGTGCATGTTTATTTTCAGCATGTTAGCTTTTCTCGCCTTTCCCACTCTTACAagttatattataatttatgaCTATGGCTGCAATAGGCAATAGTGTTAACATGTAACTATTGCCTGAGATCTTTCCGTCAGCTTTTCCTTGAGTctgaaaaaaattctttttgaaGGGAGGTCTAACAGTGAGACTCGGAGTGTTTGAAAATGGAAACGCTTGCTGATGGGAAACAGGTGCCTAAGGCTTCTCCCTTTCTTGTAACAGGAGAGTCCAGTTGCTGGAGAAATAGCAGGTATGTGATTCAAGGAAAATGCCAAAGCATTTGCTACAATTAGCCTGCAGAGTTGGGACTGGAGCCCGACCTGCTTTCCCGGAGCATATAGCAAGCACAACATGGCCTCTTGGAATTAATAGCTTACTGTGACCAAACCAGACGTGGGGGGAGCTATTAACCACTTACAGGATTTAACTGTTATTTTTAACTCAAGAGCAGAGTGGGTAGTTACTGGTaacagtttacattttattgcatTATGAGGTTTTTTCCCACAAGTCTACAACCCAAAAGAAgtttccaaaaaatttgggacgctgtgtaaaatggaaaacagaatgcaatgatttacaaatcatttaaaCCCTATACTTAAttgaaaataatacaaatagaacatatcaaatgttgaAACTGAgtaattttattgttgttgtttgtgctcattttgaatttgatgccagcaacatgtttttaaaaactggGACACAGGGgcatgtttaccactgtgttgCATCACCTCTTCTTTTAACACTCTATAAGTGTTTGAGAACTGAGGAGACCAATTGCTATAGTTTTGAAAGCAAAATGTTTTCCTATTCTTGCTTTATATAGGATTTCAGCTGCTCAACTGAAATCCAGAACTTTCAGCAGAACTGATAACAAGCCAGATGGTCGCTCTCCTGTTTAGCCCAGAGGATGTGAAATCCAtgatttccaaaaagaatttcaaattttgattcGTCAGACCACAGGACAGTTTTTCAATTCGGCTTGGGCCCAGAGAAGGTGGCAGCATTTCTGGATCTTGTTTATAtacgtttttttctttgcatagtAGAGTTTTATCTTGCATATGTGCATGCAGCAACAGACTATGTTCACTGACGATGGTTTTTGGAAGTGTTCCTGAGCCTATGCAGTGATTTCCACTACAGAATCGTTTCTGTTTTTAAAGCAGTGCTGTCTGAGCatagattctctgaatctttagTTGAATTTACTTAAGTCAAATGTGTACATCGGTTCCCTgtgattgaattgagttacattaacataatttgtttttgtacatacATGATTTTCAATGGcctgaataaaatcaaactcCACACTCTCACCTGAGCTGAGGATTGGACGAAGGTTGCCAGCATTCTGCAACTGCCACAGTACCGCTGCACTGTTCTACCAGACATGCAAGATTTCATGATGCAATTGGTTTATGTTAATACGATGTGAATTAATCACGCTCACTTTACATAATTCAGTCTAATTAATTAGAAAgttgtttaaataaagtttagcataagcaatgaaatcacattttgatgagaaacgtaatatttttatgtaaaccatgCGTAATATTTTTTCTAAAATCTAACTAtatattcaatttttttcagtgtagatGATTAAATCCACCAaatctttgcaattttacaCTGAGAAACATTATTTGTAAATTGCCTAACTATATGCAGTCTTTCACAGAGTGGTGAACCTCTCCTCATCTTTAGTTCTGAAAGACTCCACCTCTCTGggattctctttttttaattttttttaataccaaatcatgttactgacctgttgccaattaacctaattagttgtgAGATGTTCCACcaggtgtttttctttttcttcatcacaTTATGCATTGCACAACTTTTCCAGTTTTTTGTTGCTCCTGAACTAACTTTTTTGAAACATGTTCATCAAATTCATAATGAGCATATATTTCTcaaaatacatatatttctgtttcaactatcattatcatcatcatcataatcatttcTCAGTCTCAACTGATGTTTGCCATTGTactattttcaaataaatatagggtttaaatgatttgcaaatcattgcattctgtttttatttacattttacatggcGTACTTTTTTGGAAACGGGGTTGTAAAATACTACTTTGTTTAAAGCTACATCATgtaacattttgtcatttttctcttagtcgtaaaaaaaaaaaaagctttgtaaACTACTTATGGGAGAACCACTTTCATTAATCTCACAACTGCAAATGCAGACATTAAGAATTCAATTCTGTGTCCCAGACCACACACTTAATAGTGTACCTGTCACGTCACAAAAGAATCTTTGAGGCaagttatttattaatatgtcGTCCTACTTCAGTTTCTCTTTTACTGCATCAGTAATCACTGGTTGGTTGCTGTGCTTCAAAATGACATCTGTATATTTTGTTCTCCAGCCTGTCAAAGATGTTAAAAGCATAACCCAGATAGTGTTAGCAGGCTAGAACGACACAAATCGGGTAAGCAGATGGCTCGAATCACTCACCCTTGCCTAGTATAACTGACTTTGAAATACAAAGCCccagccaagctgccactgttgggcccttgagcaaggcccttaaccctctctgctccaggggcgctgtatcatggctgaccctctgctctgaccccaacttcctgacatgctggggtatgcgaagaaaagaatttcactgtgctgtaatgtatatatgattaataaagactcctcatcataaacacataaacagcTGATATTTTTTCTAGTCACTAACCAGCAATCGTGAGTTCTCTAGCTAAACCACTTCTCAACTGGGTAACAGTGCGAATTCAGACTGTCACCtatcattcattaatttcccaccaaattagagaacaaataaatgtcttacctgttcagcaagaaaaaaaatcatcgaAAACTCTGTCAATCCtgaatctttttttcttaatgtaGTATATCAGACGCTTTTACTCTCCTACTCCAATTTGCTTTGTTTATACTCTCTCACTCCTGATTGGCTGTGGCTCCTGCCAATCACCGTGGAGTcagaccctaaccctaaccctaaccttggAGTTGGTGTGTGATGACTTTTGGCGTATCTAAACTTCCATATGATGTGTGCGTACAACTATCCTGCCAGTTTTGCGCCAACTCCCCCGACACAGCACTGACTGAATTACTATTACAGGATTGTCAGAGTGACTCACAGCAACTCGTGAACATCAGatttaagtgtttgttttttctttccctgaCTCAATAATcatggtttttattattttaacaaacaATTCTATGCACTATGCTTTAATTTCTATTACATCGTAAATAGCTGTTTAACTGCTAAATGATAGCACTGGTCTTAAATAGGAATGCAAGTCAGCTTGCCATTCTTCTGAAGGCATTACCatagaaatgcaaaataattCATTACACAGCCAACTCTCCCTGTAATAAGACTCAAGTGTGCTGATTGTGTAAAGAATGTATTCTCATTTTATTGGTTTATACAGGTTTCTGTTTAGCATGCTCGCACGGCATCATCCTGCCATATCTGATTCAGTTCTCAGATTTGCTGCTAAATACTGGTGTCCTTGTTCCTGCCGGTGCTGACTGAAGTGGGAGAGACAGCAGCATGCGTGTGGTACAGTATATGCCATGTTTGCCATGGCACAGCTTGTGAAAATCGCACTGGAGTCATCAAAGTCTTTTCACTAGTTGGTGTGATTTAGATACAGTAGAGAGTCTGTTGAGTCAGATAGGCCTCCTTCTGCAGATAGCATGCTCCCACAGCACAGACTGTGATAATAGCTGTCATGCTCCTTTCTATACTGTCTAGTTATGTTCTCTTCCCCATATTCAGCCGTTCTTCATGTTGATCGCTTAGAAATGCCttctatatacattatatacccataaaagaaaaacccaaagcTTGTCAGTTGTATATTCTAAGTAAGTATGGTTTGACAGtgccatgttttttccccctctctgcAGGACTGGCCATTTGATGATGGAGCTCCTCCTCCCACAAAGATTGTGGATGACTGGCTTTCACTGCTAAAGAATAAGTTTTGTGAAGACCCCGGGAGCTGTGTGGCTGTGCACTGTGTGGCCGGACTTGGCCGGTTAGTAGAATCGGTCAACAAAACTTTTGTTTTACGGAAGTATAAAAACCCAGGCTTCTCTGATCAAACAGTCCCAAATAAACCAGAACATTTGACAGAGCGTTTTGAGATGTGAGATAACAGAATCATAGTTAGGAAATAATTGAACCATAGCATTTGCAGGGGAGAGTAattatgattttaaatgaataccAGCAACATTCCATGTAGAATTTTAAGTAGGCTAAACTCAAGCTTTAAATCTCTCATCCTGAACTGAGTCAAAGCTAAAGGCCATTTGGTCTGGAGTTCTGTTAGTAGAAAGCCTGGTGTGTGTGGATCCAGAGCTCCAGTCAAACTCTGGATAACTGGTACACTGTGACTTATTCTCATAATATAGCTTTTAGTTGTCAGTCCAAGACCCTGTCAAGTGTCCTGTTAAGTGCCTGCTCAGGACCAAGTCAAGTTCATTGAGTGAGCTTCATTAAACCTTGCCAAAGTCAACTGCCTGATGATATTCACTCAAGTGATATTAATTTCAGTGTATTCTTGGAGGCACAGGGGTTTATCTGatcatgaaacaggaagttgttgtTAAGTACCTCTTTAAATTGCCGAAAGGCTATTGTGCGGACATTGtgattacaaaacaaaacaacccagACGAGAACTAAGAGTGAATGGGCGACTGTCTACTTTGGCCACTGAAATAATCAAAGCTCATGGCACCTGTGcaactctttctctcactctcttgcgCTGACTCTCTAAGGCACCAGGCTTCCTGACGTAGTTTGATGGCCCTGTGGGAGCCCCATGCACATCTTGACAGAGAGCCAATGTTTGCTTTACTCGGGCAAGTTTGTTATGCTGTTGATCTGTAGGAGGCCTGTTTGGGTTGGTATTCACTGGATAGACTGGAAAGTCAGAGGTTTGGACCAAGTGGTAAAAGTAGATTTATCAGACCAGAATGATTTGATGTTCTCTAAGAAATCGTTGTCTTTATTTCTTAGCATAGTGGCAAAAAAGATGTCTTCTACCCTGTCCAAGATATTTTAAGCATGtgtcacaattttttttatttcttttacaagcAGGTTTAGGTCTCATTGTGAAAGTGAATTTGTTGTATGCGTGATAGAGTCAGTCCACTCGCTTGATCCCTGATAACTGTGTCAGAACCTATTCTCATATTCACCAGGTGATAACCGTGCTCTAAAGAGCTAGGTGAAAGAGACCAACTTATACTATGAAGTTTTTATCTCTTTAGCAGGACATCAGGCTTTTTGTGATGCATTTCTGTGTTGCAGAGCTCCAGTTCTGGTGGCCCTGGCGCTGATAGAAAGTGGAATGAAGTACGAAGATGCCATTCAATTCATCAGACAGTGAGTGCACATTAGACATTGAATGACACATTTGTAATTTACCTTAGAAGtacattttataatataatcCAGTGTTTAATCCAGAatgatttaaatgattaaatattgatTGTTTTTGATTGATGTctattttttaatagaaaacGTCGGGGTGCCATAAACAGCAAGCAGCTGACCTATCTAGAGAAGTACAGGCCTAAGCAGAGACTGCGCTTTAAAGACCCACACAACCACAAGAACAAGTGCTGCCTCATGTGAGTGAGTCTCAGCCCATCTGCCACTGAAggaattcattaataatttgtgGATGAAACAGGACTAATGCCACAAACCCAATGCATTTGGATTGTTTAACTTTTACTATTTGGGACGACTTGACCCCTCCTAATCTATGTGAGACCCCTAAGTGTAAGGGCTTTATGAACTCAGGACTGTGAAAAACAAGCCTCTTGATATTTGTCTTGATCCTAAGTGTCTCACAAATGgtgttatatgtatatttacacacagacacacacacacatgcagtataTAAACAACCAGCAAGATCTTCAGCAGACACTCCAAAGATAATCTTCAACTCCCTTTGGCAGGGCAAACATTAATGAACTTATGGAAGATTGCTACCAAATCTGCTTGTTTATATCTTATTA
This Ictalurus furcatus strain D&B chromosome 1, Billie_1.0, whole genome shotgun sequence DNA region includes the following protein-coding sequences:
- the ptp4a3b gene encoding protein tyrosine phosphatase type IVA 3 → MARMNRPAPVELCYKNMRFLITHNPTNATLSSFIEDLKNYGATTVVRVCEVTYDKTPLEKDGITVMDWPFDDGAPPPTKIVDDWLSLLKNKFCEDPGSCVAVHCVAGLGRAPVLVALALIESGMKYEDAIQFIRQKRRGAINSKQLTYLEKYRPKQRLRFKDPHNHKNKCCLM